Genomic segment of Streptomyces longhuiensis:
GTACGGTGACTCCCTGCGGCGGGATGTCGCCACCGAGAGCCAACTGCTCGCGCAGGTCCCGCGCTGCGGCCGTGACGGCCCAGCCCCATGAGCGGGTGCCCATGGAGCCGCCCGAGATCGCCGCCGGGCCGAAGTCACTGTCGCCGATGCGCACATGGACCCGTTCCCGGGCCACATCGAGGGCCTCCGCCGCGAGCAGGGTCAGCGCGGTCCTCGCCCCCGTCCCGACGTCGGACGCGGTGATCCGCACGGTGAAGGTCCCGTCGGCCTCCGCGGTCACGGCCGCCGTGGACGGCGCGGCGATCACCGGGAAGGTGGCGGCGGCCGTGCCGGTGCCGAGCAGCCAGCGCCCGTCACGCCGCCGGCCGGGAGACGGGTCCCGGTCCGCCCAGCCGAACCTGCGGGCCCCCTCCTCGAAACAGGCCAGGAGGTTGCGGGAGCCGAACGGCAGCCCGGAGACAGGACCCACGTCCGGTTCGTTGCGGGCGCGCAGCGCGATCGGGTCCATGCCGCACCGCTCGGCGAGTTCGTCGAGCGCGGACTCGACGGCGAAGGAACCCGGAGCCTCACCGGGCGCCCGCATGAAGGTCGGGGTCGGCACGTCCAGGCGCACCACGCGGTTGACGCTGCGGTGGGCGTCGGAGGCGTACATCGGCCGCGCGAACCCGGCGCTCCCCTCGACGAACTCGTGGACCGTCGACGTGAGGCAGTGCGCCTGATGGTCGAGGGCACGCAGCCGCCCGTCGGTGTCGGCGCCGAGCCGGACGCGCTGGGCCGTGGGGCTTCGATAGCCGACGAGCGAGAACATCTGACGTCGGGTCATAACGACCCTGACCGGGCGGTCGAGTGCGGTCGCCGCCATCACCGCGAGGATCTGGTGTACGCGCACGCCCTTGGACCCGAACGCGCCGCCGATGTGCTCGGACCGCACCCGCACCGAGGCCGGGTCGAGGGAGAACAGCTTCGCCAGTTCCTGCGCGACCCAGGTGCTGCCCTGGTTGGAGTCGACGATCTCGAGGCGCCCGTTGTCCCAGCGCGCCGTCGCCGCGTGCGGTTCCATCGAGCTGTGGTGCTCTTCAGGGGTGGTGTACTCCTCGTCCACGACGTGGACGGACGCGGCGAGTTCGGCCGCGAGGTCGCCCTTCTCCACCAGTGTGCCGTCGCCGTCCGGCGTGTAGGTGTCGGGGTGTGCGGAGGAGAACGCAACGTCGTGAGGCTCTTCTTCGTAGCGCACCACGAGCGCCTCGGCGGCCTCCCTGGCCTGCTCGGAGGTCTCCGCGACGACCAGCGCCACCGGCCAGCCCACGAACGGCACCCGGTCGTGCTGGAAGACCTCGACGATCGGGTCGGGGCGCCCCAGCATGCCGAGATAGTTCCCGTCGACGCGCGGCGCGTTGCCGTGGTGCAGGACGGTGAGGACTCCCGGCATCTCACGCACTGCGTCGGACTCGACGGAGCGGATCCGGCCGCGGGCGACGGTGGACAGCACCAGCCAGCCGTGGGCGAGTTCGGCGAAGGGGACGTCCCCCGCGTACCGGGCCGCCCCGGTGACCTTGTCCCGGCCCTCCACGCGCGTGTACGAGGTTCCGACGGCGCTCGTCACCGGGACCGTCGTGGTCGTCGTGGTCATCGGGCGGCCTCCTCGGCGAGCTCGGTCAGCACGGCCACGACGAGATTGCGCATCAGCGTCACCTTGTATCCATTGTGGGGCAGCGTCTCGGCGGCCGCGAGTTCGGCGTCCGCGGCGGCGGCGAAGGCCTCGGCGGTCGCGGGGCCGCCGGTCAGGACGCGTTCGGCCACGCGTGCGCGCCAGGGCCGTGACGCCACCGCCCCGAAGGCGAGGCGCACTTCGTGGACGGCTGCGTCCCGGACGTCGAGCGCGGCGGCGACGGAGCCGATCGCGAACGCGTAGGACGCGCGCTCGCGGACCTTGCGGTAGCGGGAGAGGGCGGCGACCGGCGCCGGGGGCAGGACGACGGCGGTGATGAGCGCGCCGGGCGGCAGCGCCGTCTCCACGTGAGGGGTCTCCCCCACGGGCGCGTAGAACTCCGCCAGCGCCAACTCGCCCGGGCCGTCCACCGTTTCGTACGCGACGACGGCGTCGAGTGCGGCGAGTGCCACTCCCATGTCCGAGGGGTGGACGGCCACGCAGTGCGCGGATGCGCCGAGGATCGCGGCGTTGTGGTGCTCCCCCTCGACGGCGGGGCAACCGCTGCCGGGCGTGCGCTTGTTGCAGGGTTTGGCCAGGTCGGTGAAGTAGCCGCAGCGGGTGCGCTGGAGCAGATTGCCGCCGACGGTGGCCATGTTGCGCAGCTGGCCCGATGCGCCCGCGAGGACGGCCTGCGCGAGCATCGGGTAGCGGCGGCGCACGTCGGGATGGGCGGCGAGGTCGCTGTTGGTGACCGTCGCACCGATGCGCAGGCCGCCGTCCGGCGTCGACTCGATCTCGCCGAGGGGCAGTTCTCGTACGTCGACGAGCCGGGCCGGCCTCTCGACGCCCGTCTTCATCAGGTCGACGAGGTTGGTGCCGCCGCCCAGACAGCGCGCGTCGGGGTCGGCGTCGAGCAGGGCGACCGCGGCGGGCACGTCGAAGACGCGCTCGTAACCGAACTCCTTCATGCGACTGCCTCCGTTCCTGCGGCGCGTGCGACGGCCTTGACGATCGACACGTAGGCGCCGCAGCGGCACAGGTTGCCGCTCATCCGCTCCCGGATCTCGTCGGCGGTCAACGGCGGGACACCCGCCTCCGGCCGCACGTCGGCGGTGACGGCGCTGGGCCAGCCCGCCGCGTGCTCCTCGATGACGGCCAGGGCCGAACAGATCTGGCCGGGGGTGCAGTAACCGCACTGGTACCCGTCGAGGTCGAGGAACGCCTGCTGCACCGGGTGCAGCCCGTCGGCGTCGGCCACGCCCTCGATGGTGGTGATCTCACGCCCCTCGGCGGCGACCGCGAGCTGCAGGCAGGAGACGGCGCGACGGCCGTCGAGGAGCACGGTGCAGGCGCCGCACTGGCCCTGGTCGCAGCCCTTCTTGGTGCCCGGCAGATCGAGTCGCTCGCGCAGGGCGTCGAGCAGGGTGGTGCGGTGGTCGACGGGCAGCGTGTACTTCTCACCATTGATGTTCAGCGTGATGACGCTGGACGTCGATGGGGCCATGATCAGCCTTCTTTCGCTCATGGGGTGCGAGGGCTGTACGTATGCGAGGGCTGTACGTAGAGGAAGAATTTCAGGATTGCGCGCCTGCCGCGCGCGCGTCGGCCGAAAGGCCGATTGCGGTGGCCGGCGACGTTAACCGGAGCCGGATCTGCCGCTATGGTGGACCTAAGCGGACAAGTGTCCGCTACGTCGAACCTAACGGACAGCTGTCCGCTTAGCAAGGGCGTACCGGTTCTTGGCACCGGCGTACGGATTCGTGATTCCCGGAAGGGGGACGGGTGCAGCCGAAGAAGGACGCGCCGCTGCGCTCGGACGCGCAACGCAATCGCGACCGCATCCTGGAAGTGGCGCTGGTCGAGCTGACACGGTCGGCGGACGCCCCGCTGAGCGCGATCGCGAAGAAGGCGGGCGTCGGCCAGGGCACGTTCTACCGCAACTTCCCCAACCGCGAGTCCCTCGTCCTCGAGGTCTACCGCTACGAGATGCAGCAGGTCGCCGACACCGCGTCCCAGCTGCTCGCGGCCCGCGCTCCCGACGAGGCCCTGCGCGCGTGGATGGACCGCCTCGCCCAGTACGCCATGGCGAAGGCAGGCCTGGCGGACGCGCTGCGTCAGGCCACCGCGCGCGGCAGCCTGGCCGCCCTCGGCCACGGCCCGGTGACCTCGGCCATGTCGCTCCTGCTCAAGGCGAACGAGGAGGCGGGCACGATCCGCCCCGGGGTGACACCGGAGGACTTCGCGCTCGCCATCGCCGGGCTCTGGCAGATCGACCCGCACGGCGACTGGCAGTCTCGCGCCGGGTGGCTGTTCGACCTGGTGATGGACGGCCTGCGCGCCGGTGCGCCGGGGGCCGCCTGAGGCGGGTGCCTCCCTCTTGCCCCAGGCCGGGCCCGTCAGGGCGTAGGGGGCCGGGGACGCGGGGGTCTGGGCGGCCCGTCGTCCAGTGCGTCGGGGCTCGTCACGGGTGGCCAGACCGGCCGGTGCGAGGGAGGCAGCGACAACAGGGCCTGGCCGACGGACCGTTGGGCGGGAAGCAGATCGACACTGCCTGTCTGGGTGAGGAGTTCGGTCAGCCGACGCCCCGCCCCGGCCAGGAGGAGCTTGCCGCCCCGGCGGTCCAGCAGCCACCGCATGGCCAGCAGACAGTAGAGACCGCGTGAGTCGCAGAAGGAGAGCGCGGTGACGTCGAGGACGAGGTACGGGTGGCCCGCGTCGACGCAGGCACCGAGCGTGCCCAGGAAGAGGCCCTCACCGCTCTGGTCGAGTTCGCCGCTGACCCGCAGCACCGCGCAGCCTTCGCAGCTCGCCAGCTCGGTGATCATCAAACGGTGGCTCTGCGTGGACATCACACCTCCATCCGGCCGACGTACGAAGGCCCTTGGCGTCGAGCCTCGCACACACCGGCGCCGGTTCCCGAACCGGACGAGTGCCCCGGGGCGGCACGATCAGGCCGTGGCGGGCCCCGGTTCACGGTCGGCACGGGTGCCGGGCGGCCGTTGCGGTGAGGGTCTCCCACCATGCCCCCGATTGCGCGTGTCGTCACCGGTCCGGCGGCGAGCAGCCTGTGCGCGCACCCCGCCGGGGTGTGGCCGACAGGGTGCCTGTCGGCCACACCTCTGGGGCGTACGGCGCGCCCACCCAGGGCATTTCGCCTGACCGTACGGATCCGTCAGGTCTTTCGGCCCTGGCGGATCCGTCAGATCTCACATCGTTCGGAACCGTCAGCTCTTGCCGAGCATCTTGTTCATCTGCTCGATCTCGGCGGTCTGCGCGGTCACCACGTCGGCGGCGAGCCGCGTCGCGGGGCCGTACTTGCCGCCGGACTTCTCGGTCCCGCCCATCGCGACGGCGCCCTCGTGGTGCTTGACCATCATCGCGAGGAACTTCTTGTCGAAGTCGACGCCGGAGGCCTTCTTGAGCTCGTCCATGTCACCGGCGCTCATCATGCCGGGCATGGACGAGGACATGTCGTGACCCATGCCGGACATGTCGGCGGGGACTTCCTCACCCCACGCGGTGAGCCAGCCGGACATGTCCTCGATCTCGGGGTCCTGGGCTCCCTCGATCCTGGAGGCGAGGCTCTTGACGTCCTTCGACGCGGCGCGGCCCTCGGCCAGTTCGGCCATCTCGACGGCCTGGCGGTGGTGCTGGATCATCTCCTTGGCGAAGGAGACGTCGGCGCTGTTGTGACCTTCGGCGTCGTTGCGGCCCTCTGCCTTGGCGTGGTCGTCGACCTGGGGCGAGGCGGACGCGGCCGAGCCGGATTCCTTCGCCCCCATGTCGCGCCCCCCGGCCGACTTGTCGCTGCCACAGGCGGCGAGCACCAGGGCGGCCGCCCCTACGGTGGCGGCGAAGGCGGCGCGGCGGACGAACGTGCGGTGTGCGGTCATGCGGTGTGCGGTCATGCGGAACTCCTGATGCTGATCTTGGGTGAAGGGCTCGCGCGTGCGCGGCGCCGCCCCTTGGGGCGTGCGGTGCCGCGCGGGCCGTTCTAGATCCGCAGGAGTTGGAGTTCCGAGAGTGACGGCGGGGCGCGGCCGCCGTCGGGGCCCCTGCCGGCCGACGAGGCGTGGGCCTCCGGGCGGGCGGAGCAGGCCACCACGTCGGGGAGCATCGCGGGCGCGACTGTCGGGGATCCGGCGACGGAGGCGGAGGCGCAGACCGAGTCGGCGTGCGCCATGTGCCCGCCGCAGCCGCCGTCACCGTGGTCGCACAGGTCGGAAGCCGAAGCCTTGACACCCTGCTGTCCGGGCCCCGCATGGTCACCGGCGTCCGCTGCGGCACCCGCACCCATGGCGGACGCGGCCGCGGGACGCATCTCGCCGTGCGCGCCCGCCGGCACGGGTCCCAGGCCGTGCATGCCGAGCAGGCCCAGGAGCACGGTGCCTACGAGCAGCCCGAGGAACCGCAGCGTCAACTGCGGTCGCGCGGGCGGTCCGAGACGGGTGGTCACCGCTGCATCGTAGGCAGAGAGGACCGGCGTGCGCGCTCCGGGGCCGCCGCGGGTCAGCCGTTCGTGGCCGCGGCCGGGGTTCGCCCGGAAACCAGTAGGGGCTCCCCCGGAACGGGAACGGCCGGAGGCCCGGGACAGTCGTCGTCCCGGACCTCCGGCCGTACTCGTGTCAGGAGCCTCAGGCAGCGGCGGGGGTGGCCTGCTCGCTCAGGCGGCCGACGACCTCGGTCAGCGCGGTCGCGACCTCGGAGTCGTCGGCGGGGTGGGTCTCGGCGAAGCGGGTCACGGAGCCGGGGATGGACAGCTTCACGTCCTCGAGCACCGCGGCACCGGCGATACCCGCGGCCTTGCGCGCGTCGTCCTGCGCCCACACGCCGCCGTACTGGCCGAACGCGGTGCCGACGACGGCGACCGGCTTGCCGGAGATCGCGCCGGCGCCGTACGGGCGGGACAGCCAGTCGATGGCGTTCTTCAGGACGGCCGGCATGGTGCCGTTGTACTCGGGCGAGAAGAGGAGGAAGGCGTCGGCCTGACCGGCGGCCTCGCGCAGCCGCGCGGCAGCGGCGGGGACGCTGCCCTCGACGTCGATGTCCTCGTTGTAGAAGGGCACGTCGGCGAGGCCCTCGAAGAGCTGGATGTCGGCGCCGGCGGGCGCGTGCTTGGCGGCGGCCTCGGCGAGCTGACGGTTGTGGGAACCGGCGCGGAGGCTGCCGACGAGGGCGAGGATGCGAACAGACATGGCATAACTCCAGACAAGGGCGTACGGATCTCGTGCACAGTCCAACCGGACCGAAGTCCGTTTAAAGTTGTACCACCTATCCGGACCGCGGTCCACTTGTCGGCTCCCGGCGCTACTCTGAAGCCATGACCGGCCCTATCCCACCCCTCGTCACGACGTCCGGCACCCAGGGCGGACCGACCGACCTCGCCCTGACACCGGCGGGCGAGCAGCCTGCCCTGCGGGCGGACGCGGCGCGTAACCGCACGCGCCTGCTGGAGGCCGCGTCACGCCTGATGTCCGACTGCGGGGCGGCGAACCTGACCATGGAGGCGGTGGCGACGGCTGCCGGAGTCGGCAAGGGGACGGTCTTCCGGCGCTTCGGCGACCGGACCGGGCTGCTCATCGCCCTCCTGGACCACCGGGAGCGGCAGCTTCAGGCGGCGTTCCTCTCGGGCCCGCCACCTCTGGGGCCGGACGCGCCCGCCTTGGAGCGCCTGCACGCCTTCGGGCCTGCCCTCATCCGTCACGAGCGGGACCACCACGAACTGATCCTCGCCGCCCGCACGGACCCGCTGCGCAACTACGCGGTCCCGGCGAACCGCCTGCGCCACACGCACGTCACGCTGCTGCTGCGCCAGGCGGGCGTGCGGGGCGACACCGATCTCCTCGCGCACACCCTGCTGGCTGCCGCGGACACCGCGCTCGTCCACCATCTGACCGTCGAGCGGGGCATGCCGCTGGACCGCGTGGAGGCGGGCTGGCACGAGCTGCTCGACCGGCTCGCGCGAACGTCCTAGCCGGACCGGCTCGCGTACGGGACGTCCCAGCCGGACCTTCTCTGCACCAACTCGGCCCCGGCTTCCGCGAGTGCCCGGTGGAGCGAGGCGACCGAGGGGGACTTGCCCGCGTTTTTCCCCGCCTTGACGGTGAGCTTCTTCGCGATGTCGGGGACGGGGACGCCCTTGTCCTTCAGCGCGACGGCGAAGGTCAGCATGTTGGGTCCGCCTACGACGGCGGCTGCGAAAATCGCTGTCCGATTGTCGGAACGCAGTGATAGAGATTCACGGTGACCATGACACTCGAGTTCCCCGTTCTGCTGCGACTGATCGACGAACGGTCGACTGCCTTCCGCGCCGCGGTCGCCTCCGCGCCCAGCCTCGACGTACAGGTGCCGACCTGCCCCGAATGGACGCTGTTCGATCTGGCGGAGCACATCGGCGAGGGGCGCCGCGACTGGGCCGCCACCGTCGCCGCAGGACCTGCTCCGGCCAAGTCCGCAGCGGAGGGCGCCCCGGCTGCGCCTCGGGAGCGCGAGGCCCTGCTGACCTGGTTGGCGGAGTCCACGGAGCAACTGCTGGACGCATTGCGGAAGGCCGGCCCGGATCGCGGTTGCTGGGCGTGGTGGGAGACGTTGCAGTCGCCGCACACCTCCGGTGCCGTAGCCCGGCACCAACTCCAGCAGATGACGGTGCACACGTACGACGCCCAGATCACCGTAGGTGCCCCGCAGCCACTGCCGGACGAGGTGGCGCTCGACGGTGTCGACGAGTTCCTGTCCACCTGCGTCACAACGGCAAGTGCCTGGCCGCACAAGCCCGCTGTCATCGACTTCCACGCCTCCGAGGGCCGCTCCTGGCGCCTCTCGCTCTCCGCCGACGGCGCACGGAGCGCCCGCCTCCCCGGGCCCGGCACCATGCCGGCCACCGCTGCCGGCCAGGACCCGGACGCCGCCTCCTTCTCCGTTCGGGGCACGGCCAATGAGCTGGTCCTCATCCTGCACGACCGAATCCCGATCGACTCCCTGAAGCTCGACGGCGACCGACGTCTCTTCGAGCAGCTCAGCGCCTGGGACCCGGATGAGTAGGACGTGACGATGCGTCACCTCGTGCGCCCCGGGGCATGCCTCCCGCCAACGGCTACAACCACGCCGTGGTGGCCTCGGGGCCGCGGGGGGGAGCAGACCGTCACGGCCGCGAAGCGGCTGACCAAGGCGGCGGCTCACAAGCTGATCGGTGCGCCTGGTCGGCGCTGCCGGTCGTAGCGCTGACAGACCGGGACGGTGCCGTGCTCGTCCCGGTGGCGCCGGATGACCTGGGCCAGGACGTGAGGGTTGATCTCCCCGATCTGTTTCCACCACAACTTCACCAGCTGGTGGATGGCGTTGCGCCGGGTCGAGCAGTCCATGCTCGCGCAGCGGCGGCGAAGGTGCTTGACCCTGAAGCAGGTCCCGGACTGCTCGATTGCGCAGTTGGTGGCGGTCGACGGCCTCCCCGACCGTGAGCCGGCCGCGGGTGACCGCGCCGCGCAAGGTGCGTGGGACGGACTCGGGGAAGTGCCCCATGTCGTGCAGGACCGGCCAGGCCAAGGCCGCGGCGAAGGTCCGGTCCTTGATGTCCTCACCGGCGAGACCGTGCTCGCGGGCCTCGACCGCGCAGTGCAGCAGACCTTCCGCCGTCAGGTCCTTGAGCTCCATCCCGAAAACGGTCAGTGCGCAAGCGATGTCAGGACATCGACCGCCCACAACACGCGGACCCAGCGCAACAGGTCGTTCCCGTAACTCCGGCAGGTCAGCGGGCTGACCTCACCCAGCATCGGATCCAGCAAGTAGCTGTTGACCGACGGAATCCGCCGCCCCGCCCCATCAATCACCACCCACGGCAGCGACTCCCTCTCCCCGGCGACAACCGCACCGCTCTTCGGCAGGCGAACCCGCCCGTCCATCACCTCTCTGTGCATCCTGGAGGTCTCATGTACCAACGCGCCGCGATCCTCGACACCCGCCACCCTCAAGTCGAGCCGATCACCGACTCAGTGCAGTCGACTGACCGGTCCACGCACACGTCCTGACCAGCGCGCGCAAGCGCCCCACGGCCGACCGGTCACGAAGCCGTATCCGGCCCGTCCGGGCCCCAGGAGTCGGGGCCCGCATCATGCCAGTCGATCAGTTCCGGGTCGTCGACGGCCGTGTCCGCTTCGGGAAGGCCCGCGGCGCGCAGGAATTCGAGGACGTCGAGCAGGTTGTACGCCGTCCCCACATCCTTGCCGCGAATCGTCACCCGTCGACCGCCGTCAGGCAGGGGCGGGTGCACGGTCACGGGCGCACCTTCGGCCATACCTCAAGAATGGTCCCGGGAACCGGAAAACGCACCCCCACTCGAACTTTCATTCGAATGCCGCCCCGCCTGCGCCCCCACTGTTGCGCCACCCCTCCTGTGCCGCCCCGCCGACGCGGCTCCGCCTACGCCGCTCCGGCCTGCCGCCGGTAGCCGCCCGGGGCGAGCCCGTACTCCCGCTTGAACGCCTTGGCGAAAGCGAACTCCGAGCCGTAGCCGGTGCGGGCGGCGACCGTCGTCAGGGGCGCGTCCGACTCCCGTAGCAGCCGGGCCGCCGTCGTCATGCGCCAACGGGTCAGATACGCCATGGGCGGCTCCCCCACCAGCGCGGTGAACCGCCTGGCGAACGCGGCGCGGGACAGCCCGGCCCGCTCGGCCAGCGACTCGACGGTCCACTGGGTCGACGGGTCGCCGTGCATGGCCGCGAGCGCGGGCGCGACGGCCGAGTCGCCGAGCGCCGCGGCCCAGCCCTGCGCGGCGGAGGCGGGCTGGTCGTCCAGCCAGGCGCGCAGGATGTAGAGGAGCAGCGAGTCGATCAGTGTGGGGACGATGCCGTCCGAGCCGATCCGCGGATTCTCCAGCTCGGAGCCGAGGAGCTGGACCGCGGCGCTCAGCTCCGGGTGACGGCCGTGCCGCGTCGACAGGTGGACCACCTCGGGCAGCTGGCGCACCAGCGGGTGCGGGCGGCCCTGGTCCAGGTGGTAGTTGCCGCACAGCAGGCTGGTCTCGGGGCCGTCCCCGCCGAGCGCCACCGAGCCGATCGGCGACCCCTGCCGGAAGTGCTCGGCCCTGGGCTCCTCGGCCGCGCTGGACGGGTGGTCGGCGAGGATGTGACCCCGACCGTCGCGCAGGAAGACAACATCACCCGGGCTCAGCGGGATCGGCTCCAGATGCGGGCCCGAGTCCTCCAGTGGGACCAGCCAGCAGGTCCCGTACAGCACCACATGAAATCCGGCGCCGGCGACCGGAGGCAGGCGCAGGCCCCAAGGAGCGCGGCCGTTGGTGCGGACGGACGCCGGGCGTCCCGTGCGCATCGAGGCCAGCGCCTCGGTGAGGATGTCCATCCGGCCTCGCCCTCCCTGGTGCGGCCCGTCCCGGTCAGACCGTCAGGACAATCTTGCCCTGTACATGTCCCGAGGCGACGAGCTCGTGCGCCTTGCCCGCCTCCGCCAGGGGGAACGTCTCCTCGACGTGCGGTCGGATCGCGCCCGCGTCGACGAGTTCGGCGATCGCCTCGAGCGCGGCGTAGTCCGGCTCGACGGAGATGCCGGCGAAGCGCCGCCCGGCCGCCTCCACGCGCGCGGCGAGCTCCGGGTCGCCGTGTTCCAGGATGCTGATGAGCACGCCGCCGGGACGCAGCGCCCCGAGCGAGCGGTCCCCCTGGGCGAGCGAGTCGAGGACGATGTCGGCGTCCTCGACCACGTCGGTGAAATCGGTGGTCCGGTAGTCGATGACCTCGTCGGCGCCGAGGCCGCGGAGGAAGTCCTCCCGGGCCGCACTGCCGATGGCGGTCACCTGGGCGCCCCGCGCCTTGGCGATCTGCACGGCGAAGTGGCCGACACCGCCCGCCGCCCGCTGGATGAGAACCCGGTCCCCCTCCTTCACGCCGGCGGCCTGCACGAGGCCCTGCCAGGCGGTGAGCGCTGCCAGGGGGATGGCGGCGGCGTGCACGTGGTCGACCGACGCGGGCTTACGGGCCAGCTGGCGGGACGGGGCCGCGACGTACTCGGCGTATCCGGTGGCGGCACGGGGGAAGAACGGCATCCCGTAGACCTCGTCGCCCACGGCGAACCGGCTGCCGGGGGCGGCCTCCTCGACGACCCCCGAGATGTCCCAGCCGACGCCGAACGGGGGCTCGCCGAGCAGCGGGAAGGCGCCGGACCTGACGGCCACGTCCACCGGGTTGACCGCGCTGGCGTGCACCTTGACGAGAACCTCACCGGAGAGCGGCTTCGGCCGCTCGGTCTCCACGACCTCGAGAACCTCGGGGCCGCCGAAGGACTGCTGGATCACTGCGCGCACGGTAACTCTCCCTGTTCCAGGTGGGGTTGAGGGCGCCGGCCCGGGATCCGGTCCGGCGCCCCGCTCGATGTCCCCCACCATAGGGAGCCCGAATGAGCCGCTGAATAGCCTTCCGTCTCGGCTACATGTCCCAGCGTCTCGATGGCCGGGATCCCCGGCCATGCTCACTCGGAGGGAGTCCCGCGCCGCCGGCCGGCGCGCTGTGGCAGACCTCCGGCGCCGTCCGGCCACCACGGACCCCGGAGCCGTGGCCTGGATCACACGAGGACGAGGGTGGCCTGCGGAATGCCATGGGGGCCGGAACGGTTGGCACACGCGGATTGCATGCTTGTGCACATACCGACTGGCACCTAAGAGGAGCACTCTGTGACTGACGCCGTGTCGCCTGTTTCCCGCGCTGCCGAGATCCTGTCCCGCCCTGTCGCCCTGAACGGTCTGAAAGTCCCGAACCGCATCGCGATGGCGCCGATGACGCGCATGTTCTCGCCGAACGGCGTCCCGGGCGAGGACGTTCGGTCCTACTACTCCCGCCGCGCCGCCGCGGGCGTGGGCCTGATCGTCACCGAGGGGACCTACGTCGGCCACGAGTCGGCCGGGGAGAGCGACCGGGTGCCGCGCTTCCACGGCGAGGAGCAGCTGGCCGGCTGGGCGAAGGTCGCCGAGGACGTGCACGCGGCGGGCGGCACGATCGTGCCGCAGCTGTGGCACATCGGCATGGTGCGCCAGCAGGGCAGGCCGCCCTTCGCCGAGGCCCCGGCCGTCGGCCCGTCGGGCCTTCGCATCGACGGCACCGAGGGCACGGGCAAGGCGATGACCCAGGGCGACCTGGACGACGTCATCGGCGCGTTCGCGCAGGCCGCCAAGGACGCCGAGCGCATCGGCTTCGACGGCGTCGAGGTGCACGGCGCCCACGGCTACCTGCTCGACCAGTTCCTCTGGGCCGGGACCAACCGCCGTACCGACGCCTACGGTGGCGACGCCGTGGCCCGTACGCAGTTCGCCGCCGAGATCGTCGCCGCGATCCGCGAGAACGTCTCCCCCGAATTCCCGGTCATCTTCCGCTACTCGCAGTGGAAGCAGGAGGCCTACGACGCGCGGCTCGCCGAGACCCCGGACGAGCTCGAGGCGATCCTCAACCCGCTCACCTCGGCCGGCGTCGACGCCTTCCACGCCTCCACCCGCCGCTACTGGAGCCCTGAATTCGACGGCTCGGACCTGAACCTCGCGGGCTGGACCAAGAAGCTCACCGGCAAGCCCACCATCACGGTCGGCTCCGTCGGCCTGGACGGCGACTTCATCCGCGCGTTCATGGGCGAGGGCTCAGCGGTCAAGGGCATCGACGACCTCCTCGACCGCCTGGAGCGCGACGAGTTCGACATGGTCGCCATCGGCCGCGCTCTGCTCCAGGACCCGGAGTGGGCGGCGAAGGTCCTGGAGGGCCGTTTCGACGAGCTGAAGCCGTACGACGCGGCAGCGGCGCTCAAGACCCTGAGCTAGCCGACACAGATGCCGAAGGGGCCCGCCCGTCGAGACCCGCATCCGGGGAACAGCCGGCGACCGGCGACGACTCGACGGATTCCTTCCGTCAAGCCGGGCTGGACGTCGAGCCTCCTCGGCGGCGGGACGGGCCCGCCAGTCACCGGGCTTCTCTGCGGGACCGCGGGCCGCCGCCGGCTCGACGGCGGCAGCCGGCTCGTCG
This window contains:
- a CDS encoding TetR/AcrR family transcriptional regulator; protein product: MTGPIPPLVTTSGTQGGPTDLALTPAGEQPALRADAARNRTRLLEAASRLMSDCGAANLTMEAVATAAGVGKGTVFRRFGDRTGLLIALLDHRERQLQAAFLSGPPPLGPDAPALERLHAFGPALIRHERDHHELILAARTDPLRNYAVPANRLRHTHVTLLLRQAGVRGDTDLLAHTLLAAADTALVHHLTVERGMPLDRVEAGWHELLDRLARTS
- a CDS encoding NADH:flavin oxidoreductase, with product MTDAVSPVSRAAEILSRPVALNGLKVPNRIAMAPMTRMFSPNGVPGEDVRSYYSRRAAAGVGLIVTEGTYVGHESAGESDRVPRFHGEEQLAGWAKVAEDVHAAGGTIVPQLWHIGMVRQQGRPPFAEAPAVGPSGLRIDGTEGTGKAMTQGDLDDVIGAFAQAAKDAERIGFDGVEVHGAHGYLLDQFLWAGTNRRTDAYGGDAVARTQFAAEIVAAIRENVSPEFPVIFRYSQWKQEAYDARLAETPDELEAILNPLTSAGVDAFHASTRRYWSPEFDGSDLNLAGWTKKLTGKPTITVGSVGLDGDFIRAFMGEGSAVKGIDDLLDRLERDEFDMVAIGRALLQDPEWAAKVLEGRFDELKPYDAAAALKTLS
- a CDS encoding NADP-dependent oxidoreductase; this encodes MRAVIQQSFGGPEVLEVVETERPKPLSGEVLVKVHASAVNPVDVAVRSGAFPLLGEPPFGVGWDISGVVEEAAPGSRFAVGDEVYGMPFFPRAATGYAEYVAAPSRQLARKPASVDHVHAAAIPLAALTAWQGLVQAAGVKEGDRVLIQRAAGGVGHFAVQIAKARGAQVTAIGSAAREDFLRGLGADEVIDYRTTDFTDVVEDADIVLDSLAQGDRSLGALRPGGVLISILEHGDPELAARVEAAGRRFAGISVEPDYAALEAIAELVDAGAIRPHVEETFPLAEAGKAHELVASGHVQGKIVLTV
- a CDS encoding maleylpyruvate isomerase family mycothiol-dependent enzyme translates to MTMTLEFPVLLRLIDERSTAFRAAVASAPSLDVQVPTCPEWTLFDLAEHIGEGRRDWAATVAAGPAPAKSAAEGAPAAPREREALLTWLAESTEQLLDALRKAGPDRGCWAWWETLQSPHTSGAVARHQLQQMTVHTYDAQITVGAPQPLPDEVALDGVDEFLSTCVTTASAWPHKPAVIDFHASEGRSWRLSLSADGARSARLPGPGTMPATAAGQDPDAASFSVRGTANELVLILHDRIPIDSLKLDGDRRLFEQLSAWDPDE
- a CDS encoding NAD(P)H-dependent oxidoreductase translates to MSVRILALVGSLRAGSHNRQLAEAAAKHAPAGADIQLFEGLADVPFYNEDIDVEGSVPAAAARLREAAGQADAFLLFSPEYNGTMPAVLKNAIDWLSRPYGAGAISGKPVAVVGTAFGQYGGVWAQDDARKAAGIAGAAVLEDVKLSIPGSVTRFAETHPADDSEVATALTEVVGRLSEQATPAAA
- a CDS encoding AraC family transcriptional regulator; this encodes MDILTEALASMRTGRPASVRTNGRAPWGLRLPPVAGAGFHVVLYGTCWLVPLEDSGPHLEPIPLSPGDVVFLRDGRGHILADHPSSAAEEPRAEHFRQGSPIGSVALGGDGPETSLLCGNYHLDQGRPHPLVRQLPEVVHLSTRHGRHPELSAAVQLLGSELENPRIGSDGIVPTLIDSLLLYILRAWLDDQPASAAQGWAAALGDSAVAPALAAMHGDPSTQWTVESLAERAGLSRAAFARRFTALVGEPPMAYLTRWRMTTAARLLRESDAPLTTVAARTGYGSEFAFAKAFKREYGLAPGGYRRQAGAA